A single Pseudomonas brassicacearum DNA region contains:
- the gatB gene encoding Asp-tRNA(Asn)/Glu-tRNA(Gln) amidotransferase subunit GatB encodes MQWEVVIGLEIHTQLTTRSKIFSGSSTTFGSEPNTQASLVDLGMPGVLPVLNAEAVRMAVMFGLAIDAEIGQHNVFARKNYFYPDLPKGYQISQMELPIVGKGHLDIALEDGTVKRVGITRAHLEEDAGKSLHEEFNGATGIDLNRAGTPLLEIVSEPDMRSAKEAVAYVKAIHALVRYLGICDGNMAEGSLRCDCNVSIRPKGQVEFGTRCEIKNVNSFRFIEKAINSEIQRQIELIEDGGKVIQQTRLYDPNKDETRPMRSKEEANDYRYFPDPDLLPVVIENSFLNDVRATLPELPPQKRERFQAQFGLSSYDANVLATSREQADYFEKVVSIGGDAKLAANWVMVELGSLLNKQGLEIDQSPVSAEQLGGMLVRIKDNTISGKIAKMVFEAMANGEGSADEIIEKRGLKQVTDTGAISAVLDEMLAANAEQVEQYRAADEAKRGKMFGFFVGQAMKASKGKANPQQVNELLKSKLEG; translated from the coding sequence ATGCAATGGGAAGTCGTGATCGGGCTGGAGATTCATACCCAGCTCACCACCCGGTCGAAAATCTTTTCCGGTAGTTCCACCACGTTCGGCTCCGAGCCCAACACCCAGGCCAGCCTGGTCGACCTGGGCATGCCCGGCGTGCTGCCGGTGCTCAACGCCGAAGCGGTGCGCATGGCGGTGATGTTCGGCCTGGCGATTGACGCCGAGATCGGCCAGCACAACGTGTTCGCCCGCAAGAACTACTTCTACCCGGACCTGCCCAAGGGCTACCAGATCAGCCAGATGGAATTGCCGATCGTCGGCAAGGGCCACCTGGACATCGCCCTGGAAGACGGCACGGTCAAGCGTGTCGGCATCACCCGTGCGCATCTGGAAGAAGACGCGGGCAAGAGCCTGCACGAAGAGTTCAACGGCGCCACCGGCATCGACCTGAACCGTGCCGGCACGCCGCTGCTGGAAATCGTTTCCGAGCCGGACATGCGCAGCGCCAAGGAAGCCGTGGCCTACGTCAAGGCGATCCACGCATTGGTGCGCTACCTGGGCATTTGCGACGGCAACATGGCCGAAGGCTCGCTGCGTTGCGACTGCAACGTGTCGATCCGCCCCAAGGGCCAGGTCGAGTTCGGCACCCGCTGCGAGATCAAGAACGTCAACTCGTTCCGCTTCATCGAGAAGGCGATCAACAGCGAGATCCAGCGCCAGATCGAACTGATCGAGGACGGTGGCAAGGTCATCCAGCAGACCCGCCTGTACGACCCGAACAAGGACGAGACCCGTCCGATGCGCAGTAAAGAGGAAGCCAACGACTACCGTTACTTCCCCGACCCGGACCTGCTACCGGTGGTCATCGAGAACTCGTTCCTCAATGACGTACGCGCCACCCTGCCAGAATTGCCGCCGCAAAAACGCGAGCGCTTCCAGGCGCAGTTCGGGCTGTCGAGCTATGACGCCAACGTCCTGGCCACCAGCCGCGAGCAGGCCGATTACTTCGAGAAAGTCGTGAGCATCGGCGGCGACGCCAAGCTGGCGGCCAACTGGGTGATGGTCGAGTTGGGCAGCCTGCTGAACAAGCAGGGCCTGGAAATCGACCAGTCGCCGGTCTCGGCCGAGCAACTGGGCGGCATGTTGGTGCGGATCAAGGACAACACCATTTCCGGCAAGATCGCCAAGATGGTGTTCGAAGCCATGGCCAACGGTGAAGGCAGCGCCGACGAGATCATCGAAAAGCGCGGCCTGAAGCAGGTCACCGACACCGGCGCGATTTCCGCCGTGCTCGATGAAATGCTCGCGGCCAACGCCGAGCAGGTCGAACAGTACCGTGCGGCAGACGAAGCCAAGCGCGGCAAGATGTTCGGCTTCTTCGTCGGCCAGGCCATGAAAGCCTCCAAGGGCAAGGCCAACCCGCAACAGGTCAACGAACTGCTCAAAAGCAAGCTCGAGGGCTGA
- the gatA gene encoding Asp-tRNA(Asn)/Glu-tRNA(Gln) amidotransferase subunit GatA, which translates to MHHMTLAEIARGLADKKFSSEELTKVLLARIAQLDPQLNSFISLTEELALGQAKAADARRADGESGALLGAPIAHKDLFCTLGIRTSCGSKMLDNFKAPYDATVVAKLAAAGTVTLGKTNMDEFAMGSANESSYYGPVKNPWNLEHVPGGSSGGSAAAVAARLLPAATATDTGGSIRQPAAFTNLTGLKPTYGRVSRWGMIAYASSLDQGGPLARTAEDCAILLQGMAGFDPNDSTSIDEPVPDYSASLNGSLQGLRIGVPKEYFSAGLDPRIAELVHNSVKELEKLGAVIKEISLPNMQHAIPAYYVIAPAEASSNLSRFDGVRFGYRCENPENLIDLYKRSRGEGFGAEVQRRIMVGAYALSAGYYDAYYLKAQKIRRLVKNDFMAAFNEVDIILGPTTPNPAWKLGAKTSDPVAEYLEDVYTITANLAGLPGLSMPAGFVDGLPVGVQLLAPYFQEGRLLNVAHQYQLHTDWHTRTPTGF; encoded by the coding sequence ATGCATCACATGACCCTGGCCGAGATCGCCCGCGGACTCGCCGACAAAAAGTTTTCCTCCGAAGAACTGACCAAAGTCCTGCTGGCGCGCATCGCTCAGCTCGACCCGCAGCTCAACAGTTTCATCAGCCTCACCGAAGAACTGGCCCTGGGCCAGGCCAAGGCCGCCGACGCCCGTCGCGCCGATGGTGAAAGCGGCGCCCTGCTCGGCGCGCCGATTGCCCACAAGGATCTGTTCTGCACCCTGGGCATCCGCACCAGCTGCGGCTCGAAGATGCTCGACAATTTCAAGGCGCCGTACGATGCCACCGTGGTCGCCAAGCTGGCTGCCGCCGGCACCGTGACTTTGGGCAAGACCAACATGGACGAATTCGCCATGGGTTCGGCCAACGAGTCGAGCTACTACGGCCCGGTGAAAAACCCCTGGAACCTGGAGCACGTACCGGGCGGCTCGTCCGGTGGTTCCGCCGCCGCCGTGGCCGCGCGCCTGTTGCCGGCCGCCACTGCCACCGACACCGGCGGCTCGATTCGCCAGCCAGCGGCGTTCACCAACCTCACCGGCCTCAAGCCCACCTATGGTCGCGTCTCGCGCTGGGGCATGATCGCCTATGCCTCCAGCCTCGACCAGGGTGGCCCGCTGGCCCGCACTGCCGAAGACTGCGCAATCCTGCTGCAAGGCATGGCCGGCTTCGACCCGAACGACTCCACCAGCATCGATGAGCCTGTGCCGGACTACAGCGCCAGCCTCAACGGCTCGCTGCAAGGCCTGCGCATCGGCGTGCCGAAGGAATACTTCAGTGCCGGTCTCGACCCGCGCATCGCCGAGCTGGTCCACAACAGCGTCAAGGAGCTGGAGAAGCTCGGCGCCGTCATCAAGGAAATCAGCCTGCCGAACATGCAGCACGCGATTCCCGCGTACTACGTGATCGCCCCGGCAGAAGCGTCCTCGAACCTGTCGCGTTTCGACGGCGTGCGCTTCGGCTATCGCTGCGAGAACCCGGAAAACCTGATCGACCTGTACAAGCGCTCCCGTGGCGAAGGCTTCGGCGCCGAAGTGCAGCGCCGGATCATGGTCGGCGCCTACGCGCTGTCCGCCGGCTACTACGATGCCTACTACCTCAAGGCGCAGAAAATCCGTCGCCTGGTGAAGAACGACTTCATGGCCGCCTTCAACGAGGTCGACATCATCCTCGGCCCGACCACGCCGAACCCGGCCTGGAAACTGGGCGCCAAGACCAGTGACCCGGTTGCCGAGTACCTGGAAGACGTCTACACCATCACCGCCAACCTCGCCGGTTTGCCGGGCCTGTCCATGCCGGCCGGTTTCGTCGATGGCCTGCCGGTGGGCGTGCAATTGCTCGCGCCGTATTTCCAGGAAGGCCGCCTGTTGAACGTTGCCCACCAGTATCAGTTACACACTGACTGGCACACCCGCACCCCAACCGGCTTCTGA
- the gatC gene encoding Asp-tRNA(Asn)/Glu-tRNA(Gln) amidotransferase subunit GatC, with the protein MALERSDVEKIAHLACLGLNEADLPHITSALNSILGLVDEMQAVNTDGIEPLAHPLEASQRLRADVVTESNHREAYQSIAPAVENGLYLVPKVID; encoded by the coding sequence ATGGCGCTTGAACGCTCCGACGTGGAAAAAATCGCTCATCTGGCCTGCCTGGGCCTCAATGAAGCCGATCTTCCACACATTACTTCTGCCCTGAACAGCATTCTGGGGCTGGTCGACGAGATGCAGGCGGTCAATACCGACGGTATCGAACCGCTGGCACACCCACTGGAAGCCAGCCAGCGCCTGCGCGCCGACGTCGTGACCGAATCCAATCATCGCGAGGCCTACCAGTCCATCGCACCAGCGGTCGAAAACGGCCTGTACCTGGTTCCGAAAGTCATCGACTAA